Proteins found in one Maridesulfovibrio sp. genomic segment:
- a CDS encoding response regulator: MSRILVIDDEKATLNMFRMLLTAYGHEVLTAENGESGISLFDTERPDLVLTDIKMPGMDGLQVLGKIKSMSPDSEVIVITGHGDMDLAIKALNLDATDFLNKPVKREELEKALQLSADRIKFSRSRQNDISLTLEEDLALIKVTGNLTSKSEGLLLDVFDEALATAKGSFLLVFEEKSSINGAAMDCLFKLVEKTRTRGCDVLIAGLSDNFRCVLDSMGITQIASVYETEQEAREKI, from the coding sequence GTGAGTAGAATTCTTGTAATTGATGATGAAAAAGCGACTCTGAACATGTTTCGGATGCTGCTTACCGCATACGGGCATGAGGTTCTGACCGCTGAAAACGGAGAATCTGGAATCAGCTTGTTTGATACGGAAAGGCCGGATCTGGTCCTGACTGACATTAAAATGCCGGGTATGGACGGGCTGCAGGTTCTGGGCAAGATTAAATCCATGTCGCCGGACTCGGAAGTCATCGTCATCACCGGGCATGGAGATATGGATCTTGCCATTAAGGCCCTTAATCTTGACGCAACGGATTTTCTCAATAAACCGGTCAAGCGTGAAGAACTGGAAAAAGCACTTCAGCTCTCTGCAGACAGGATTAAATTTTCCCGAAGCAGGCAGAACGATATCAGCCTCACCCTTGAAGAAGACCTTGCTTTAATCAAGGTAACCGGGAACCTTACCTCCAAATCAGAGGGGCTGCTGCTTGATGTTTTTGATGAGGCTCTTGCCACCGCGAAAGGGAGTTTTCTATTGGTTTTTGAGGAAAAGTCATCCATCAACGGGGCGGCGATGGATTGCTTATTTAAGCTGGTTGAAAAGACCCGCACCCGCGGCTGTGATGTGCTGATAGCCGGTCTTTCAGATAATTTTCGCTGTGTACTGGATTCCATGGGTATTACCCAAATAGCTTCTGTTTATGAGACAGAGCAGGAGGCTCGGGAAAAGATTTAA